One segment of Treponema pectinovorum DNA contains the following:
- a CDS encoding sodium-translocating pyrophosphatase: MSLSILLLFASILAICYAAFNFFKVKKLEEGNPLMQKIASYIRGGANTFMNIEYKVLSIVVIVVAAIVWLSLDWYVAVALLIGSFMSATAGLVGMKIATYANVRVTNEANTTKNIGKTLKVAFRGGSVMGLCVAGFALFGLVIVYIVFGRLLGWVESMDVAKCWLTKIEIIRFPNALSGYALGCSLVAMFNRVGGGIYTKAADMGADLVGKTEVHIPEDDPRNPATIADNVGDNVGDVAGLGSDLLESYVASIVAAIALGYNIIKHANVAERSLTALYTFPLAFAAIGLIACVLGVASLLVRDLSKSKKVHAQLNGATWFGAGVTFVAGFALSIYLFKDVELTNLGFRLGAASPWVGAAVGIVAGILIGIFAEYYTSSDYMPTKILAEASKEGPALTITTGLALGMRSCMAPCMILGLGIIVSYYLSGLYGVAMSAMGMLSFVALTVSVDTYGPISDNAGGIAEMSELPQDVRNITDTLDAVGNTTAAIGKGFAIGSGGLAALALMLSYMYSLPGESIVNGLPTLNIMEPMTLAGAIVGGALPFLFSGMLIDAVAVAARKMVDEVRRQFKEHPGILEKKEDPDHNQCIKISTEGAINQMKVPALMAVVIPVVCGLLFGAHFVGGILIGSTICSIMIAVFTGNAGGAWDNGKKYIEQGGIPGTGKGTAVHDAAIVGDTVGDPLKDTVGPCMDIFIKIMSTVSLVAVSVFAEYNLWSFIFN; the protein is encoded by the coding sequence ATGTCACTTTCGATTTTGCTGTTGTTCGCTTCGATTCTTGCCATTTGTTATGCAGCATTCAACTTCTTTAAAGTTAAAAAACTTGAAGAAGGCAACCCGTTGATGCAAAAAATTGCATCGTACATCCGTGGCGGTGCTAACACTTTTATGAATATTGAGTACAAAGTGCTTTCGATTGTTGTAATTGTTGTTGCTGCTATAGTATGGCTTAGTTTGGATTGGTATGTTGCGGTAGCTCTCCTTATTGGCTCCTTTATGTCTGCTACTGCTGGCCTTGTTGGAATGAAGATTGCAACTTATGCAAATGTCCGCGTAACGAACGAAGCAAATACGACTAAAAATATTGGAAAGACTTTAAAAGTTGCATTTCGTGGTGGCTCTGTTATGGGTCTTTGTGTTGCAGGCTTTGCTCTTTTTGGATTGGTAATCGTATACATTGTTTTTGGAAGACTCTTGGGCTGGGTCGAAAGCATGGATGTTGCAAAGTGCTGGCTCACTAAGATTGAAATTATACGATTCCCTAATGCTCTGTCTGGTTATGCTTTGGGATGCTCCCTTGTTGCTATGTTTAACCGTGTTGGAGGCGGCATATACACAAAAGCCGCTGATATGGGTGCAGACCTTGTCGGAAAAACAGAAGTACACATTCCAGAAGACGACCCTAGAAATCCCGCGACCATTGCAGACAATGTCGGCGATAATGTTGGCGATGTTGCAGGTTTAGGCTCTGACCTTTTGGAATCTTATGTTGCTTCCATAGTTGCCGCAATCGCACTTGGCTACAATATCATAAAGCATGCTAATGTTGCAGAACGCTCATTGACTGCTTTATATACTTTCCCTCTCGCATTTGCTGCTATTGGTCTTATAGCTTGCGTTTTAGGAGTAGCTTCTCTTTTGGTTAGAGATCTTTCAAAATCAAAAAAAGTTCACGCTCAATTAAATGGAGCTACATGGTTCGGAGCTGGAGTTACCTTTGTTGCAGGTTTTGCACTTTCTATATACCTTTTTAAAGATGTAGAGCTTACAAATCTTGGCTTTAGACTTGGTGCTGCTTCTCCTTGGGTTGGTGCTGCTGTAGGAATTGTTGCAGGAATTTTGATTGGAATTTTTGCTGAATACTACACTTCTTCGGATTACATGCCAACAAAAATTTTGGCAGAAGCGTCTAAGGAAGGGCCTGCTCTTACAATAACAACAGGGCTTGCCCTCGGAATGAGAAGTTGCATGGCTCCTTGTATGATATTGGGGCTTGGAATAATAGTTTCTTATTATCTTTCTGGACTTTACGGCGTTGCAATGTCTGCAATGGGAATGCTCTCTTTTGTTGCTCTTACAGTTTCTGTAGACACTTACGGACCGATTTCCGATAACGCAGGTGGAATTGCAGAAATGTCGGAACTTCCACAAGATGTTCGCAATATAACAGATACTTTGGATGCAGTTGGAAATACAACAGCAGCAATTGGCAAAGGATTTGCGATAGGCTCGGGAGGACTTGCAGCTCTTGCATTGATGCTTTCTTATATGTATTCGCTTCCTGGAGAATCCATAGTAAACGGATTGCCAACTTTGAACATAATGGAACCAATGACCTTAGCAGGTGCAATCGTTGGAGGCGCGCTTCCGTTCTTGTTCTCTGGAATGCTCATAGACGCAGTTGCAGTTGCAGCAAGAAAAATGGTAGATGAAGTCAGAAGGCAGTTTAAAGAACATCCAGGAATTCTTGAAAAGAAAGAAGACCCTGACCACAACCAATGTATAAAGATTTCTACAGAAGGTGCAATAAATCAGATGAAAGTTCCAGCATTGATGGCAGTTGTAATACCAGTTGTATGCGGACTCTTGTTTGGAGCGCATTTTGTCGGCGGAATTTTAATCGGTTCAACAATCTGTTCAATAATGATAGCCGTTTTTACAGGAAACGCAGGCGGTGCTTGGGATAACGGAAAAAAATACATAGAGCAGGGCGGAATTCCAGGAACAGGCAAAGGTACAGCCGTACATGATGCAGCAATCGTAGGCGACACCGTAGGCGACCCGCTAAAAGACACAGTAGGACCTTGCATGGACATATTCATCAAGATAATGTCAACTGTATCTTTGGTTGCAGTAAGCGTATTTGCAGAATACAACCTTTGGTCGTTCATCTTTAACTAA
- a CDS encoding TM2 domain-containing protein, whose product MSETKKCIECSEEISVNAEICPKCGVRQTQIVETKFCKDCGAKISKQAEICPKCGVRQMNSDSSTLTNINSDKDKTVAGVLAILLGDIGIHKFYFGQTGKGILYLLFCWTLIPAIIALIEGIQILCMSDEKFQKKYFSNK is encoded by the coding sequence ATGTCAGAAACAAAAAAATGTATTGAATGCAGTGAAGAAATTTCTGTAAATGCAGAGATATGTCCAAAATGTGGCGTTCGCCAAACGCAAATTGTAGAAACAAAATTTTGTAAGGATTGTGGGGCAAAAATTTCAAAACAAGCTGAAATATGTCCAAAATGCGGTGTTAGACAAATGAATTCTGATTCATCAACATTAACAAATATAAACTCAGATAAAGATAAAACTGTCGCAGGTGTTCTTGCTATATTGCTTGGAGATATTGGGATTCACAAGTTCTATTTTGGTCAAACTGGCAAAGGAATTCTTTACCTACTATTCTGTTGGACTTTGATTCCTGCAATTATTGCACTTATTGAAGGTATACAAATACTTTGCATGAGTGATGAAAAATTTCAAAAAAAATATTTTAGCAATAAATAA
- a CDS encoding late competence development ComFB family protein yields MNIHNLMEEVVINRVNDLYEQVKQVNATWLTCDCENCRLDAISYVLNRIPPKYVVSGRGALHTNDELESPQIKADIDSIGMEGIRIVSTTKRPFHIEPRENKANSNSKLPRFNFPMIQGTVLDGSTFEPLTDVTIYLKQDGKIVEMADATWHNPTQTYHSTNGTYSFWPKAVIAEKEDETKKFSFTVEVSCTGYESVTCSFDVSIVSEAIERTKLDSSFSMKIKNLVMFKSEIQNEMDRAII; encoded by the coding sequence ATGAATATACATAATTTGATGGAAGAAGTTGTAATAAATCGCGTAAACGATCTTTACGAGCAGGTAAAACAGGTCAATGCAACTTGGCTCACTTGCGATTGTGAAAATTGCCGCTTGGATGCAATAAGTTATGTTTTAAATCGTATACCGCCAAAATATGTCGTAAGTGGCAGGGGTGCGTTGCATACAAACGACGAGCTTGAATCTCCACAGATAAAGGCTGATATAGATTCGATTGGAATGGAAGGCATACGAATTGTAAGTACGACAAAACGCCCTTTCCATATTGAACCTAGAGAAAATAAGGCAAATTCGAACAGTAAATTGCCACGTTTTAATTTTCCTATGATACAAGGAACAGTATTGGATGGAAGTACATTTGAACCACTTACAGATGTCACAATCTATCTAAAACAAGACGGAAAAATAGTTGAAATGGCGGATGCAACTTGGCACAATCCAACACAAACCTACCACAGCACAAATGGGACCTATAGTTTCTGGCCAAAAGCTGTTATAGCAGAAAAAGAGGACGAAACAAAAAAGTTTTCATTTACGGTTGAAGTTTCTTGCACTGGTTATGAATCTGTAACCTGTTCTTTTGATGTTTCTATAGTTTCAGAAGCTATTGAACGAACAAAACTGGATTCATCTTTTTCTATGAAGATAAAAAATTTGGTTATGTTCAAGAGCGAAATTCAAAACGAAATGGACAGAGCGATAATATAA
- a CDS encoding aconitate hydratase — MALTLSEKIIQEHIVAAACPNINFKKGMQIPRGEDIALKIDQTLTQDATGTMAYLQFETIGIPRVKTELSVSYIDHNTLQTDFKNMDDHRYLQSVAQKYGLYFSRPGNGICHQVHLEFFGKPGKTLLGSDSHTPTGGGIGMIAIGAGGLDVAVAMGGGAFHTPMPKIFGVKLTGKLKRGVSAKDIILEVLRRETVKGGTGAIYEYFGEGVASLTVPQRATITNMGAELGATCSIFPSDEKTKNFLESMGRVQDWSEQKADEGAVYDKTIEINLDELEALAACPHNPDVIDSVKNLSGKKVTQVVIGSCTNSSLDDLESVAAIVKGHHVAPGVEAGIAPGSRTTLLMASKSGILETLIEAGFRILESACGPCLGQGFAPNSKGVTLRTFNRNFKGRSGTADADVYLVSPETAAAASITGVFTEAKTLDYEDPAYTKEVRVSMLEGKDSRLSKSMILSCTTNHGMIVPPLEQEKAKDIEIIRGPNIKPCPPCREYKSNLNLPVRLKAQDNVSTDDIMPAGAKVLPLRSNIPEISKFTLTRLDETFYTRSEQENFADCCVVGGENYGQGSSREHAALGPMYLGVRAVITKSFARIHKANLINYGIIPMTFKNPTDYDRINQGDTLELKDLDNSLMNGTPFKVLINGKTEIECVNDIASRSAQILMAGGLAAYTRKGGN; from the coding sequence ATGGCACTTACACTTTCTGAAAAAATCATTCAAGAGCACATTGTCGCTGCTGCCTGCCCAAATATAAACTTTAAAAAAGGAATGCAAATTCCGCGTGGGGAAGATATCGCCTTAAAAATTGACCAAACTTTAACACAAGATGCAACTGGCACTATGGCATATCTTCAATTTGAAACGATAGGAATTCCTCGCGTAAAAACAGAACTTTCGGTTTCTTACATTGACCACAACACTCTTCAAACAGATTTTAAAAATATGGACGATCACAGGTATCTTCAATCCGTTGCACAAAAATACGGTCTTTATTTTTCTCGTCCTGGAAACGGAATTTGCCATCAGGTTCATCTAGAATTTTTCGGCAAACCTGGAAAAACTCTCCTCGGTTCAGACAGCCACACTCCAACAGGTGGTGGAATCGGAATGATTGCGATTGGCGCAGGCGGTCTTGATGTTGCAGTTGCCATGGGTGGAGGAGCGTTCCACACTCCCATGCCTAAAATTTTTGGCGTAAAATTAACTGGCAAATTAAAAAGAGGCGTTAGTGCAAAAGATATAATCCTAGAAGTTTTGAGACGAGAAACCGTAAAGGGCGGAACCGGTGCAATCTATGAATATTTTGGTGAAGGAGTCGCTTCTTTAACAGTTCCTCAAAGAGCAACAATAACAAACATGGGTGCAGAATTGGGAGCAACCTGTTCAATATTCCCATCAGACGAAAAGACAAAAAACTTTCTTGAGTCCATGGGTCGCGTTCAAGATTGGAGCGAGCAAAAGGCAGATGAAGGTGCAGTCTATGATAAGACTATCGAAATCAATTTAGATGAATTAGAAGCACTTGCAGCTTGTCCTCATAATCCAGATGTAATAGATTCTGTAAAAAATCTTTCTGGGAAAAAAGTTACCCAAGTTGTAATAGGCTCGTGCACAAATTCTTCTTTGGACGATTTAGAAAGTGTCGCCGCAATAGTAAAAGGTCATCATGTGGCTCCAGGTGTTGAAGCAGGAATCGCTCCAGGAAGCAGAACTACTCTTTTAATGGCAAGCAAATCCGGAATCCTTGAAACTTTAATAGAAGCAGGCTTTCGCATTTTGGAAAGCGCCTGTGGTCCATGCTTAGGACAGGGATTTGCTCCAAATTCAAAAGGTGTTACCTTAAGAACTTTCAACAGAAACTTTAAAGGTCGTTCTGGAACAGCAGATGCAGACGTTTATCTGGTTTCGCCAGAAACTGCGGCAGCAGCATCGATTACAGGCGTATTTACGGAAGCTAAAACTTTGGACTATGAAGATCCTGCATACACAAAAGAAGTTAGAGTTTCTATGCTCGAAGGCAAAGACTCAAGGCTTTCCAAATCAATGATTTTATCTTGCACTACAAACCACGGCATGATTGTTCCTCCACTTGAACAAGAAAAAGCAAAAGATATTGAAATAATTCGAGGTCCTAATATAAAGCCTTGTCCGCCTTGCCGCGAATATAAGTCAAATTTAAACCTTCCTGTTCGTTTAAAAGCGCAGGACAATGTATCTACAGACGACATAATGCCAGCAGGAGCAAAAGTTCTTCCATTGAGGTCGAATATTCCTGAAATTTCAAAATTTACACTCACAAGACTTGATGAAACTTTCTACACAAGAAGCGAGCAGGAAAATTTTGCAGACTGCTGTGTAGTTGGGGGCGAAAATTACGGGCAGGGTTCAAGCCGCGAGCATGCAGCCTTAGGTCCTATGTATTTGGGTGTTAGGGCAGTTATTACAAAGTCATTTGCAAGAATCCACAAAGCAAATCTTATCAACTATGGAATAATTCCTATGACATTTAAAAATCCAACAGATTACGACAGGATAAATCAAGGAGATACGCTAGAACTTAAAGATTTAGACAACTCTTTGATGAATGGAACACCATTTAAAGTTTTAATAAACGGAAAAACTGAAATTGAGTGCGTAAACGATATAGCATCGCGTTCTGCACAGATTTTGATGGCTGGCGGACTTGCTGCTTACACGAGAAAAGGTGGAAATTAA
- the serS gene encoding serine--tRNA ligase, with product MLDLKFVKEHLDEVKQNIKNRNMVADADLVVKLYDERTALVTELQSLQQKRNQNATNMKQKLDAQTRQNFIEEGKKIKEEVAEAEKRLAEVEEKLDDAARQLPNMCHPDTPIGKLDTENLEVKKVGTPRKFTFKPKTHVELGEELDLIDFERGTKVSGSKFYYLKNEAVFLEQALIMYALNILRKHGFTTFITPDVAKEEILKGIGFNPRGNESNVYSIEDEGTCLVATAEITLGGYHSDEILDKASLPLFYCGLSHCFRREAGAAGQFSKGLYRVHQFDKVEMFVYCLPEDSDKIHEKLRLIEEEIFTGLGLAFHVVDTCTGDLGAPAYRKWDIEAWMPSRATDEKPNGDYGEVTSTSNCTDYQSRRLNVKYHDDDGKNKYVHMLNGTAIAVGRAMLAIMENYQNEDGSITVPEVLVPLCGFEKIGPKKEIKDPVYHAAKK from the coding sequence ATGTTAGACCTTAAATTTGTAAAAGAACACTTGGATGAAGTAAAACAAAACATAAAAAATCGCAACATGGTCGCAGATGCAGACTTAGTTGTAAAACTTTATGACGAAAGAACTGCCCTGGTAACAGAACTTCAGTCTTTACAGCAAAAAAGAAATCAAAATGCCACAAATATGAAGCAAAAACTGGACGCACAGACAAGGCAAAACTTCATAGAAGAGGGTAAAAAGATAAAAGAAGAAGTTGCAGAAGCAGAAAAACGCCTTGCAGAAGTTGAAGAAAAATTAGACGATGCTGCTCGCCAACTTCCTAATATGTGCCATCCAGACACTCCCATTGGAAAACTCGACACTGAAAATCTGGAAGTAAAAAAAGTTGGGACACCTCGAAAATTTACATTCAAGCCAAAAACTCACGTGGAGTTGGGCGAAGAATTGGATTTGATAGATTTTGAAAGAGGAACAAAGGTTTCTGGTTCTAAATTTTACTATCTAAAAAACGAAGCGGTTTTCTTGGAGCAGGCGCTCATAATGTACGCCCTTAATATATTGCGAAAACACGGCTTTACAACTTTTATAACTCCAGATGTTGCAAAAGAAGAAATTTTAAAAGGAATAGGTTTTAATCCGCGCGGGAATGAATCGAATGTTTATTCGATAGAAGATGAAGGTACTTGCCTTGTTGCAACTGCGGAAATTACTCTAGGCGGCTACCATTCAGACGAAATTTTGGATAAAGCTTCCCTTCCACTTTTCTATTGTGGTCTTTCACACTGTTTTAGAAGAGAAGCAGGCGCTGCGGGGCAATTTTCAAAGGGGCTTTACAGAGTTCACCAGTTTGACAAGGTAGAAATGTTCGTATACTGCCTTCCAGAAGATTCTGATAAGATTCACGAAAAACTTCGCCTAATTGAAGAAGAGATTTTTACAGGATTGGGACTTGCCTTCCATGTTGTAGATACTTGCACAGGAGATTTGGGTGCTCCTGCATACAGAAAGTGGGATATAGAAGCCTGGATGCCAAGCCGAGCAACAGACGAAAAACCAAATGGCGACTATGGAGAAGTAACTTCAACTTCTAACTGCACAGATTACCAATCGCGTAGGTTAAATGTAAAATACCACGATGATGACGGTAAAAATAAATATGTTCACATGTTAAACGGAACGGCGATTGCAGTAGGAAGAGCGATGCTTGCAATAATGGAAAACTATCAAAACGAAGACGGCTCCATAACAGTTCCAGAAGTTTTAGTTCCACTTTGCGGATTTGAAAAAATCGGTCCTAAAAAAGAAATAAAAGACCCTGTTTACCATGCAGCAAAAAAGTAA
- a CDS encoding SIMPL domain-containing protein, with the protein MKLLKTISFISVTLFLSACTIKTMENNRRTVSVSGTGTVEVEADNATIILSVNTRGKDVLKASEENAQKMTKVQDAVVNAGISKENISTQRYTVYQESNYSSGRSIPGDYVVSNNIKIFVKDLSLTSAVIDSALKSGANELSSLEYGISKNDVYVKQARTLAVQNAHDTANLIVTTDGAMLGKLISINEHQNNYGVYRTYAAKNLMADAEASSISVSTPVSAGKSTISFTVDAVYEIK; encoded by the coding sequence ATGAAACTTTTAAAGACAATATCTTTTATTTCAGTAACACTTTTTTTGAGCGCTTGTACCATAAAAACTATGGAAAATAATAGGCGCACAGTAAGCGTAAGCGGAACAGGAACGGTAGAAGTTGAAGCAGACAATGCAACTATAATCCTTTCTGTAAACACTCGCGGAAAAGATGTTTTAAAGGCAAGCGAAGAAAACGCACAAAAAATGACGAAAGTTCAGGACGCTGTGGTTAACGCTGGAATTTCAAAAGAAAATATTTCAACACAGCGTTATACAGTTTATCAAGAATCAAATTATTCAAGCGGAAGGTCGATTCCTGGCGATTATGTCGTTTCAAACAATATAAAAATCTTCGTAAAGGATTTATCGCTTACAAGTGCTGTAATCGACTCTGCTCTCAAATCTGGCGCAAACGAACTTTCGTCGCTTGAATACGGAATAAGCAAAAATGATGTTTATGTAAAACAGGCTAGAACGCTTGCAGTTCAAAATGCACACGATACAGCAAATCTAATCGTAACAACAGATGGTGCAATGCTTGGAAAACTTATTTCCATAAATGAACATCAAAATAATTACGGAGTTTACAGAACCTATGCGGCAAAAAATCTAATGGCAGATGCAGAAGCTTCGAGTATTTCCGTTTCAACCCCTGTAAGCGCAGGAAAATCAACCATAAGTTTTACAGTAGATGCAGTTTACGAAATAAAATAA